A DNA window from Cobetia marina contains the following coding sequences:
- a CDS encoding bile acid:sodium symporter family protein produces the protein MFETLNRFFPLWALLFAGLAVLAPAPFVALKDVIQPLLALIMFAMGLTLSREDFMRVARRPGPIALGLLLQYSVMPLAAFLIARLLGLDPALTVGMVLVGATAGGTSSNVMTWLAGGHVALSVSMTMASTLLSIVMTPLLTWWLLGTDIDVPVSGMLLSIAKLVVAPIVLGVIVHHFARDAIREWESALASLAMLAIVLIIAIVVSLNVGRLATLGPLVALAVVAHNAIGLSAGYGLSRLFGLDERTSRTIAIEVGMQNSGLAASLASQFFSATAALPGAIFSIWHNVSGSLLAGYWKRRPPKFVTGGKHRYEV, from the coding sequence ATGTTTGAGACGCTGAATCGTTTCTTCCCGCTGTGGGCCCTGTTGTTCGCCGGCCTCGCCGTGCTGGCGCCGGCGCCTTTCGTGGCCCTCAAGGATGTCATCCAGCCGCTGCTGGCCCTGATCATGTTCGCCATGGGACTGACGCTGTCGCGTGAGGATTTCATGCGTGTCGCACGTCGTCCGGGGCCCATCGCGCTGGGCCTGCTGCTGCAATACAGCGTGATGCCGCTGGCTGCCTTCCTGATCGCGCGGCTGCTGGGGCTGGACCCCGCGTTGACGGTCGGCATGGTGCTGGTGGGGGCCACTGCGGGGGGAACCTCCTCCAACGTGATGACCTGGCTTGCCGGTGGTCACGTGGCCCTGTCCGTCTCGATGACCATGGCCTCGACACTGCTCTCCATCGTGATGACGCCGCTGTTGACCTGGTGGCTGCTGGGGACGGACATCGACGTGCCGGTGAGCGGCATGCTGCTGAGCATCGCCAAGCTGGTGGTGGCGCCCATCGTGCTGGGTGTCATCGTGCATCACTTCGCGCGTGACGCCATCCGCGAGTGGGAATCGGCGCTGGCGAGTCTGGCCATGCTGGCGATCGTGCTGATCATCGCCATCGTGGTGTCGCTCAATGTCGGTCGCCTGGCCACGCTGGGCCCGCTGGTGGCATTGGCCGTCGTGGCGCACAACGCCATCGGCCTGAGCGCCGGCTATGGCCTGTCGCGCCTGTTCGGACTGGATGAGCGTACCTCGCGCACCATCGCCATCGAGGTCGGCATGCAGAACTCCGGACTGGCGGCGTCACTGGCCAGCCAGTTCTTCTCCGCCACGGCGGCGTTGCCGGGAGCGATCTTCTCCATCTGGCACAACGTCTCCGGCTCGTTGCTGGCCGGTTACTGGAAGCGTCGGCCGCCGAAGTTCGTGACCGGCGGCAAGCACCGCTACGAGGTATAG
- the dprA gene encoding DNA-processing protein DprA, with protein MSIDGDVEQRRPSRADFVFLARLPGIGTHTVAKLLERADWPQGWLAALPSRLAAPVRLWCERPASSPLHQQVMTDLAWHAPEQGRHLLTPADADWPAMLALLPDPPIALWALGRRSLLEQPMLAIVGARKASPAGMTHAHDLAAELVSRGWSVASGLALGIDAAAHQGALNAALRLEADAYPAPPSTLAVLGCGVDVTYPAQHHQLRLRLLESGGLLLSEHPPGTGAHARHFPRRNRLITGLSHGVLVVEATLRSGSLVSARLAMEQNREVFALPGRIDDIASSGCLELIRQGATLVRDVDDMLAELSHLMPTEQRRPLTSPRGVVDAPSAPRVSSPRSVPTGARGNALPENLPLLEGDRPVAETSPVPAPLCYLSAMPLALDQLVELSGTHVSVLSMQLLELELEGRVVQAPGGWKRL; from the coding sequence GTGTCGATCGATGGTGATGTCGAGCAGCGCCGCCCCTCGCGGGCGGATTTCGTCTTTCTGGCGCGTCTTCCGGGTATCGGTACGCACACCGTGGCCAAGCTGCTTGAACGAGCTGACTGGCCACAGGGGTGGCTGGCGGCACTGCCGTCGCGCCTTGCCGCGCCTGTGCGGCTGTGGTGTGAGCGACCCGCATCTTCACCGCTTCATCAGCAGGTGATGACGGATCTTGCCTGGCATGCGCCAGAGCAGGGGCGTCATCTGCTGACCCCCGCCGATGCCGACTGGCCTGCCATGCTGGCGCTGTTGCCAGATCCGCCCATCGCGCTGTGGGCCCTGGGTAGGCGCTCCCTGCTCGAGCAGCCCATGCTGGCCATCGTCGGTGCCCGCAAGGCGAGCCCCGCTGGCATGACGCATGCGCATGACCTGGCCGCCGAGCTGGTCTCCCGGGGCTGGAGCGTTGCCAGTGGCCTGGCGCTGGGCATCGATGCCGCAGCGCATCAGGGGGCCTTGAATGCTGCGCTGCGTCTGGAAGCCGATGCCTATCCCGCGCCACCCTCGACTCTCGCCGTGCTCGGGTGTGGCGTCGACGTGACCTATCCTGCCCAGCACCATCAGTTGCGGCTCCGGCTGCTGGAGAGCGGAGGCCTGCTGCTGTCGGAGCATCCGCCTGGTACCGGGGCGCATGCCCGTCATTTCCCGCGTCGCAATCGTCTGATCACCGGCCTCTCGCATGGCGTGCTGGTGGTGGAGGCCACGCTGCGCAGCGGCTCGTTGGTCAGCGCGCGTCTGGCGATGGAGCAGAACCGCGAGGTCTTCGCATTGCCCGGGCGGATCGATGACATCGCCTCCAGCGGATGTCTGGAGCTGATCCGTCAGGGGGCTACCTTGGTGCGTGATGTCGATGACATGCTCGCCGAGCTGAGTCATCTGATGCCGACGGAGCAGCGTCGCCCCTTGACCAGCCCTCGAGGTGTCGTTGACGCGCCATCCGCGCCTCGCGTCTCTTCCCCCCGTTCCGTGCCGACGGGGGCGCGCGGCAATGCGCTACCCGAGAATCTGCCGCTGCTGGAGGGGGACAGGCCTGTCGCGGAGACGTCGCCTGTGCCTGCCCCGCTGTGTTATCTGAGTGCGATGCCACTGGCACTGGATCAACTGGTGGAGCTCTCGGGGACGCATGTGAGTGTCCTGAGCATGCAGCTTCTGGAGCTGGAGCTGGAAGGGCGTGTGGTGCAGGCGCCGGGAGGCTGGAAACGCCTGTAA
- a CDS encoding TrkH family potassium uptake protein, translating into MSLRVIYRILGILLMLFSLTLVPPMLISLAFEDHTLSAFAIALGITLLTGFALFYPNRHARKELRNRDGFLITVLFWTVLGAFGSLPFLLAEDPNLSIIDAMFESFSGLTTTGATVMTGLDLLPHSILYYRQQLQWLGGMGIVVLAVAILPTLGIGGMQLYRTEIPGPLKDSKLTPRITETAKALWYIYAALTLVCFASYWAAGMSWFDALGHSFSTVAVGGFSTHDASIGYFDSATIEMICVFFMVVSSISFGLHFAAWREGRISHYLRDPETRFFLILLLILTCVTIAGLLLTGSYDDSKALRHGLFEAVSVATTTGFGVADFTGWPGVLPMMLFIAAFIGACSGSAGGGMKVIRILLILKQGVREVHRLIHPNAILSVKVGKMRISEGVAEAVWGFFSVYLLLFVLMMLGMLATGLDQVTAWSAVGSALNNLGPGLGEVATHYGDIPGAAKGILILAMLLGRLEIFTVLVLFTPAFWRR; encoded by the coding sequence ATGAGCCTGCGCGTCATCTATCGCATCCTCGGCATTCTGCTGATGCTGTTCAGCCTGACGCTGGTCCCGCCGATGCTCATCTCGCTGGCCTTCGAGGACCATACCCTCAGCGCCTTTGCCATCGCCCTCGGCATCACCCTGCTGACCGGCTTCGCGCTGTTCTATCCCAACCGGCATGCCCGCAAGGAGTTGCGCAACCGCGATGGCTTCTTGATCACGGTGCTGTTCTGGACGGTGCTGGGTGCCTTCGGGTCGCTGCCCTTCCTGCTCGCCGAGGACCCGAACCTGTCGATCATCGACGCCATGTTCGAGTCGTTCTCGGGACTTACCACCACCGGGGCGACGGTGATGACGGGGCTCGATCTGCTGCCCCACTCCATCCTCTACTATCGCCAGCAGCTGCAGTGGCTGGGCGGCATGGGGATCGTGGTACTGGCGGTGGCGATCCTGCCGACTCTCGGTATCGGCGGCATGCAGCTCTATCGCACCGAGATCCCCGGGCCGCTGAAGGACTCCAAGCTGACGCCGCGCATCACCGAGACGGCCAAGGCGCTCTGGTACATCTACGCCGCCCTGACCCTGGTGTGCTTCGCCAGCTACTGGGCCGCCGGCATGAGCTGGTTCGATGCCCTCGGCCACAGCTTCTCCACCGTCGCGGTGGGCGGCTTCTCGACCCACGATGCCAGCATCGGCTACTTCGATTCCGCCACCATCGAGATGATCTGCGTGTTCTTCATGGTGGTGTCCTCGATCAGTTTCGGCCTGCACTTCGCCGCCTGGCGCGAGGGGCGGATCAGTCATTATCTGCGCGATCCCGAGACCCGCTTCTTCCTGATCCTGCTGCTGATCCTGACCTGCGTGACCATCGCCGGCCTGCTGCTCACCGGCAGCTACGATGACAGCAAGGCGCTGCGCCATGGCCTGTTCGAGGCCGTCTCGGTGGCCACCACCACCGGCTTCGGCGTCGCCGACTTCACCGGCTGGCCGGGCGTATTGCCGATGATGCTGTTCATCGCCGCCTTCATCGGCGCGTGCTCCGGGTCCGCCGGCGGCGGCATGAAGGTCATCCGTATCCTGCTGATTCTCAAGCAGGGCGTGCGTGAGGTGCATCGTCTGATCCACCCCAACGCCATCCTCTCGGTCAAGGTGGGCAAGATGCGCATCTCCGAAGGGGTCGCGGAGGCAGTATGGGGCTTCTTCTCCGTCTACCTGCTGCTGTTCGTGCTGATGATGCTGGGCATGCTGGCCACCGGACTGGATCAGGTCACGGCCTGGTCGGCGGTCGGCTCTGCGCTCAACAACCTGGGGCCGGGACTCGGTGAGGTCGCGACCCACTACGGCGATATCCCGGGGGCGGCCAAGGGCATCCTGATTCTGGCGATGCTGCTGGGGCGTCTGGAGATCTTCACGGTTCTGGTTCTGTTCACGCCGGCCTTCTGGCGACGCTGA
- a CDS encoding tRNA-uridine aminocarboxypropyltransferase, whose protein sequence is MCDSRLTPAAGHPASVDQAASSAPESTEPGEASGITTLPSGEPDEWHGRHPRREFKARGSQVIRCEACRLPRLNCLCPYQVSAQSRITFWLITHPLEHYKPTNTGRLIADVLAGTEVFSWYRVEPDPRLLALLEDERYQPFIIFPDDQPDYADRVVDVNAIAGVGPEVATHTASGEERIPVFILLDGTWRQARRIFRKSPYLDGLPVLPLHTTRLTRYHLRKPASQSHLCTAEVAAELLRQAGEEEAANVLDDYFDAFNDCYRASRIHYVLEPTAPMRRLLARREANVGE, encoded by the coding sequence ATGTGTGATTCCCGTCTTACGCCGGCCGCTGGTCATCCCGCCAGCGTTGATCAAGCCGCTTCCTCCGCCCCGGAGTCGACCGAGCCGGGCGAGGCCAGCGGTATCACGACGCTTCCCAGTGGCGAGCCGGATGAGTGGCACGGACGCCACCCGCGACGGGAATTCAAGGCGCGTGGCAGCCAGGTGATTCGTTGCGAGGCCTGCCGTCTGCCCAGGCTTAATTGCCTGTGCCCGTATCAGGTCAGCGCGCAATCACGGATCACGTTCTGGTTGATCACCCACCCGTTGGAGCACTACAAGCCCACCAATACCGGGCGCCTGATCGCTGATGTGCTGGCGGGCACCGAGGTCTTCAGCTGGTATCGTGTCGAGCCGGACCCCCGCCTGCTGGCGCTGCTGGAAGATGAGCGCTATCAGCCGTTCATCATCTTCCCGGACGATCAGCCGGACTACGCTGATCGCGTGGTCGACGTGAATGCCATCGCCGGTGTCGGGCCCGAGGTGGCGACGCATACCGCCAGTGGCGAGGAGCGCATTCCGGTCTTCATCCTGCTGGACGGGACCTGGCGTCAGGCGCGTCGCATCTTCCGCAAGAGCCCTTATCTGGATGGTCTGCCGGTGCTGCCGCTGCACACCACGCGTCTGACGCGCTATCACCTGCGCAAGCCGGCGTCCCAGTCACATCTGTGCACGGCGGAGGTGGCGGCGGAGCTGCTGCGTCAGGCGGGGGAGGAGGAGGCGGCCAACGTGCTGGATGATTACTTCGACGCCTTCAATGACTGCTATCGCGCCAGCCGGATTCACTATGTGCTGGAGCCGACCGCACCGATGCGTCGGCTGTTGGCTCGCCGTGAGGCCAATGTCGGCGAATAG
- the rsmB gene encoding 16S rRNA (cytosine(967)-C(5))-methyltransferase RsmB gives MSQSDNPSSKGNGKKRNSLPPARSKGGGSKHGGARRKPDNAPASPGAAVRVAAARTLAPVLAAKTSLNLDGLPSGVAGRDQGLYKALCFGVCRQLPRLDALAGKLLKSSFKAQDQDIHALLLLGLYQLLYMRIAPHAAVGETAGAARGLGKGWATGVLNACLRRFQREQEALEAEVDKDPAVALSHPQWLLDTFQRNWPDDWEAIAAANNAQAPMTLRVNVAAISREDYLAQLADAEIDAVACPFAEHGITLASACDVSALPGFEEGLVSVQDEAAQLAGQLLAPAVTAINPEGEGVRLLDACTAPGGKLADMLERFPSLDATAIDIDGERLERVEETLERLELGAGVVCADASERDWWDGEAFDVILLDAPCSGSGVIRRHPDIKLLRRPNDIGDLARLQGKLLENLWGMLKPGGTLVYGTCSIITQENARVMDRFLAATPDAKAETIKADWGRVSGAGRQMLPQVNGHDGFYLAHITKAGA, from the coding sequence ATGAGCCAGTCAGACAACCCGTCCTCCAAGGGCAACGGCAAGAAGCGCAACTCCCTGCCGCCGGCCCGTAGCAAGGGCGGTGGTTCGAAGCACGGTGGTGCACGCCGCAAGCCTGACAATGCCCCGGCCTCACCGGGCGCTGCCGTCCGGGTTGCCGCTGCGCGCACCCTGGCGCCGGTACTGGCGGCAAAGACCTCTCTGAATCTGGACGGCCTGCCGTCTGGCGTCGCCGGGCGTGACCAGGGCCTCTACAAGGCACTGTGCTTCGGTGTCTGCCGCCAGCTGCCGCGTCTGGACGCACTCGCGGGCAAGCTTTTGAAATCGTCCTTCAAGGCGCAGGACCAGGATATCCACGCCCTGCTGCTGCTCGGCCTCTATCAGCTGCTGTACATGCGCATCGCGCCACATGCGGCCGTCGGTGAGACCGCTGGCGCCGCACGCGGCCTGGGCAAGGGCTGGGCGACGGGCGTGCTCAATGCCTGCCTGCGTCGTTTCCAGCGTGAGCAGGAAGCACTGGAAGCCGAGGTCGACAAGGACCCCGCCGTGGCGCTTTCCCACCCGCAGTGGCTGCTGGACACCTTCCAGCGCAACTGGCCGGACGACTGGGAGGCCATCGCCGCCGCCAACAACGCCCAGGCCCCGATGACATTGCGCGTCAATGTCGCCGCCATCAGCCGCGAGGACTACCTCGCCCAGCTGGCCGACGCCGAGATCGACGCCGTGGCCTGCCCCTTCGCCGAGCACGGCATCACTCTGGCCAGCGCCTGCGACGTCAGTGCCCTGCCGGGCTTCGAGGAAGGCCTGGTCAGCGTGCAGGATGAGGCCGCCCAGCTGGCCGGTCAGCTGCTGGCCCCCGCCGTGACGGCCATCAACCCCGAAGGGGAAGGCGTGCGCCTGCTGGATGCCTGCACCGCGCCGGGTGGCAAGCTGGCGGACATGCTGGAGCGCTTCCCCTCGCTGGACGCCACTGCCATCGACATCGACGGCGAGCGTCTCGAACGCGTGGAAGAGACACTGGAGCGTCTGGAACTGGGCGCCGGCGTCGTGTGCGCCGATGCCAGCGAGCGCGACTGGTGGGACGGCGAAGCCTTCGATGTCATCCTGCTCGACGCGCCCTGCTCCGGCAGTGGCGTCATCCGCCGTCACCCGGACATCAAGCTACTGCGTCGCCCGAACGACATCGGGGACCTGGCGCGCCTGCAGGGCAAGCTGCTGGAGAACCTGTGGGGCATGCTCAAGCCCGGCGGCACCCTGGTCTACGGCACCTGCTCCATCATCACCCAGGAGAACGCCCGGGTGATGGATCGCTTCCTGGCCGCCACGCCGGATGCCAAGGCCGAGACCATCAAGGCCGACTGGGGCCGTGTCTCCGGTGCCGGTCGTCAGATGCTGCCGCAGGTCAATGGCCACGATGGCTTCTATCTGGCGCACATCACCAAGGCCGGCGCCTGA
- the def gene encoding peptide deformylase, with translation MAKREILEFPDERLRNVAAPIDTFDAELQTLIDDMIETMYDARGIGLAATQVDVHRRLIVIDVSEDQSQPLVLVNPEYTPIGEAQEPMQEGCLSIPEYYAEVPRYLKVRLNAQDRNGEAYELEAEGLLAHCIQHENDHLEGKLFVDYLSPLKRDRVMKKMQKRHKLQEA, from the coding sequence ATGGCCAAGCGCGAAATTCTTGAATTCCCCGATGAGCGTCTGCGCAATGTTGCCGCCCCGATCGACACCTTCGACGCGGAACTGCAGACCCTGATCGACGACATGATCGAGACCATGTATGACGCGCGTGGCATTGGCCTCGCCGCTACCCAGGTCGACGTGCATCGTCGTCTGATCGTCATCGACGTCAGCGAGGATCAATCCCAGCCTCTGGTATTGGTCAATCCCGAATACACGCCCATCGGCGAAGCGCAGGAGCCGATGCAGGAAGGCTGCCTGTCGATCCCGGAATACTACGCCGAAGTGCCGCGCTATCTGAAAGTACGGCTCAACGCTCAGGATCGCAACGGTGAGGCCTACGAACTCGAGGCCGAAGGCCTGCTGGCACATTGCATCCAGCACGAGAACGACCACCTCGAAGGCAAGCTGTTCGTCGACTACCTCTCCCCGCTCAAGCGTGATCGGGTGATGAAGAAGATGCAGAAGCGCCACAAGCTGCAGGAAGCGTGA
- the fmt gene encoding methionyl-tRNA formyltransferase, with protein sequence MSKALRIAFAGTPDFAAECLAALLESRHEIVSIHTQPDRPSGRGRKLTPGPVKQLALQHDLPVHQPLNFKDEADRQILRDLEADIMVVVAYGLILPQAVLDIPRIGCLNIHASLLPRWRGAAPIQRAIEAGDSESGVTIMQMDAGLDTGDMLLIRRTPITASTTGGELHDALAAQGGEAIVTALDAIADGDLPATRQPEEGVTYAAKLSKAEAELDFTRPAAELDARIRAFNPWPVAWTRLDGEPLRLWMSRMGEQRLADFVSPGTLLAPGNDCLRIVCGDGHQVLEITRAQLPGAKPLSVKDLLNSRAARFPEGLVLGADHAPDSDSQTETSA encoded by the coding sequence ATGTCGAAAGCCCTGCGCATCGCCTTTGCCGGCACCCCCGATTTCGCCGCCGAATGTCTCGCCGCGCTGCTCGAAAGCCGCCATGAGATCGTCAGTATCCATACCCAGCCTGACCGCCCTTCCGGGCGCGGCCGCAAGCTGACCCCCGGCCCCGTCAAGCAGCTGGCACTCCAGCACGACCTTCCCGTCCATCAGCCGCTCAACTTCAAGGACGAGGCCGATCGCCAGATCCTGCGCGATCTCGAGGCCGACATCATGGTGGTGGTGGCCTACGGGCTGATCCTGCCGCAGGCCGTGCTCGACATCCCGCGCATCGGTTGCCTGAACATCCATGCCTCCCTGCTGCCACGCTGGCGCGGTGCCGCGCCGATCCAGCGCGCCATCGAGGCCGGCGACAGCGAATCCGGTGTCACCATCATGCAGATGGATGCTGGCCTGGACACCGGCGACATGCTGCTGATCCGTCGCACCCCGATCACCGCCAGCACTACTGGCGGCGAGCTGCATGATGCCCTGGCGGCACAGGGCGGCGAGGCCATCGTCACGGCCCTCGACGCCATCGCCGATGGCGATCTTCCGGCGACCCGACAGCCCGAGGAAGGTGTCACCTACGCCGCCAAGCTCTCCAAGGCCGAGGCGGAACTCGACTTCACCCGTCCCGCCGCCGAGCTGGACGCGCGCATTCGCGCCTTCAACCCGTGGCCGGTGGCCTGGACACGCCTGGACGGCGAGCCGCTACGCCTATGGATGTCGCGCATGGGCGAGCAGCGCCTCGCAGACTTCGTGTCACCCGGCACTCTGCTGGCGCCCGGCAATGATTGCCTGCGCATCGTCTGCGGTGATGGCCATCAGGTGCTGGAGATCACCCGTGCCCAGCTGCCCGGTGCCAAGCCGCTGTCCGTCAAGGACCTGCTCAACTCACGTGCCGCGCGCTTCCCCGAGGGCCTTGTCCTCGGCGCCGACCACGCCCCTGATTCCGATTCACAGACCGAGACTTCCGCATGA
- a CDS encoding LysM peptidoglycan-binding domain-containing protein: protein MKRLVGNAVFTALLGMATLGASAGTSLAQAATVRDDVPSTYVVVRGDTLWDISGRFLREPWLWPEVWRANPQIKNPHLIYPGDRISLYYENGEPRLRLERGQGGVVKLSPKIRKIPKREAVPPIPLEKISAFLKDHRVVDPGLLENAPYVVAGDDTRLISGAGDTVYARGQWPAYDTFSIYRTGQRYLDPVTQEFLGLEMISIGDVQLERREGDIGVMHVVSANREILNGDLLLPADGGAISTSFQPQPPVEVSGGEILAAPDGLRNIGRNDIVALNRGSRDGVEPGFVFGVERQGETITDPKTGEPITLPGEEGGLLMVFRIYDKVSYALVMKAERPLSVGDKLLEPHG, encoded by the coding sequence ATGAAACGACTGGTCGGCAACGCCGTGTTCACGGCACTCCTTGGCATGGCGACGCTGGGGGCAAGCGCAGGGACGTCGCTGGCGCAGGCGGCAACCGTACGTGATGACGTACCCTCCACCTATGTGGTGGTGCGCGGCGACACGCTGTGGGACATCTCGGGACGCTTTCTGCGTGAGCCCTGGCTGTGGCCGGAAGTCTGGCGTGCCAATCCGCAGATCAAGAATCCACACCTGATCTATCCGGGCGATCGCATCTCGCTCTATTACGAGAACGGCGAGCCTCGTCTGCGCCTGGAGCGTGGCCAGGGCGGCGTGGTCAAGCTCTCGCCCAAGATTCGCAAGATTCCCAAGCGCGAGGCCGTGCCACCGATCCCGCTCGAGAAGATCTCCGCCTTCCTCAAGGACCACCGCGTGGTCGATCCTGGCCTGCTCGAGAATGCGCCCTACGTGGTGGCCGGTGACGACACGCGTCTGATCAGTGGTGCCGGGGATACCGTCTATGCGCGTGGTCAGTGGCCGGCCTATGACACCTTCAGCATCTACCGGACGGGGCAGCGTTACCTGGACCCTGTCACCCAGGAATTCCTGGGCCTGGAGATGATCAGTATCGGGGATGTCCAGCTGGAGCGTCGCGAGGGCGACATCGGCGTGATGCATGTGGTCTCGGCCAATCGCGAGATTCTCAACGGTGATCTGCTGTTGCCGGCCGATGGCGGGGCCATCAGCACCAGCTTCCAGCCACAGCCTCCCGTCGAGGTGTCGGGCGGCGAGATCCTCGCGGCACCGGACGGACTGCGCAACATCGGTCGCAATGACATCGTGGCGCTCAACCGCGGGAGCCGGGATGGCGTGGAGCCGGGCTTCGTGTTCGGTGTCGAGCGTCAGGGCGAGACGATCACCGACCCCAAGACAGGGGAGCCGATCACTCTGCCGGGCGAAGAAGGCGGCCTGCTCATGGTCTTCCGTATCTATGACAAGGTCAGCTATGCCCTGGTGATGAAGGCGGAGCGCCCGCTGAGTGTCGGAGACAAGCTGCTGGAGCCGCATGGCTGA
- the trkA gene encoding Trk system potassium transporter TrkA, whose protein sequence is MKIIILGAGQVGGTLAEHLAHEENDITVVDTDTERLRELHNRLDIRTVTGAASYPQVLRQAGGEDADMLIAVTNSDEVNMIACQIAHSLFHTPTKIARVRSTAYLTRKGLFSHDAIPVDVLISPEQVVTDHIRRLIEYPGALQVLDFANGVAQLVAVKAYYGGPLVGQELGFLRRHMPNVDTRVAAIYRRNRPIIPRGDTVIEADDEVFFIAARKDIRTVMGELRRVDRNFRRVVIAGGGHIGERLAETLEHTHQVKIIEHSLARCTDLSERLDRTVVLHGSATSKRLLLEENIEDCDIFCALTNDDEVNIMSSMLAKRLGAKKVLTLINNAAYVDLVQGGEIDIAISPQQATIGGLLTHVRKGDIVNVHSLRRGAAEAIEAIAHGDERSSKVVGRRIEDINLPEGATIGAVVRGKEVLVAHHDLVVESNDHVILFVVDKRRIREVERLFQVGLTFF, encoded by the coding sequence ATGAAAATCATCATTCTGGGTGCAGGTCAGGTCGGCGGCACACTCGCCGAACACCTGGCCCATGAAGAAAATGACATCACGGTCGTGGACACCGACACCGAGCGGCTGCGCGAGCTGCACAACCGTCTCGATATCCGCACCGTCACCGGCGCGGCCAGCTATCCCCAGGTGCTGCGTCAGGCCGGCGGCGAAGATGCCGACATGCTGATCGCGGTGACCAATTCTGACGAGGTCAACATGATTGCCTGTCAGATCGCCCACAGCCTGTTCCATACCCCGACCAAGATCGCGCGGGTGCGCTCCACCGCCTATCTGACCCGCAAGGGCCTGTTCTCCCACGATGCCATCCCGGTGGACGTGCTGATCAGCCCCGAGCAGGTGGTGACGGATCACATCCGCCGCCTGATCGAGTATCCCGGTGCCCTGCAGGTGCTGGACTTCGCCAATGGTGTCGCTCAGCTGGTGGCGGTAAAGGCCTACTATGGCGGTCCGCTGGTCGGTCAGGAACTCGGTTTCCTGCGTCGTCACATGCCCAACGTGGATACTCGCGTGGCAGCCATCTACCGGCGCAATCGTCCGATCATCCCGCGTGGCGATACCGTGATCGAGGCCGATGACGAGGTGTTCTTCATCGCGGCGCGCAAGGATATCCGCACCGTGATGGGCGAACTGCGCCGCGTGGACCGCAACTTCCGTCGCGTGGTGATCGCCGGTGGCGGCCACATCGGTGAGCGCCTGGCCGAGACGCTCGAGCACACCCATCAGGTCAAGATCATCGAGCACTCGCTGGCCCGTTGCACCGACCTGTCCGAGCGCCTCGACCGCACCGTGGTCCTGCACGGCAGCGCCACCTCCAAGCGCCTGCTGCTGGAGGAGAACATCGAGGACTGCGACATCTTCTGCGCGCTGACCAACGATGACGAGGTCAACATCATGTCCTCGATGCTGGCCAAGCGACTCGGCGCCAAGAAGGTACTGACGCTGATCAACAACGCGGCCTACGTGGACCTGGTGCAAGGTGGCGAGATCGATATCGCCATCTCGCCGCAGCAGGCCACCATCGGCGGTCTGCTGACGCATGTGCGCAAGGGCGACATCGTCAACGTGCACTCTCTCAGGCGCGGCGCGGCAGAAGCCATCGAGGCCATCGCCCACGGCGATGAGCGCTCCTCCAAGGTGGTGGGCCGGCGCATCGAGGACATCAATCTGCCCGAGGGTGCCACCATCGGTGCCGTGGTGCGTGGCAAGGAAGTGCTGGTCGCGCATCACGATCTGGTGGTGGAATCCAACGACCACGTCATCCTGTTCGTGGTCGACAAGCGCCGTATCCGGGAAGTCGAGCGCCTGTTCCAGGTCGGGCTGACCTTCTTCTGA